In a genomic window of Punica granatum isolate Tunisia-2019 chromosome 6, ASM765513v2, whole genome shotgun sequence:
- the LOC116210113 gene encoding lactoylglutathione lyase-like, giving the protein MRIGIEEVSSSCTEALPLLSLNHVSLLCRSVWESTRFYEEVLGFVLIKRPSSFNFNGAWLYNYGIGIHLIENPSLDECETSNEPRPINPKDNHMSFQCTDVGLVTKRLEEMGMRYVTAVVEEAGITVDQVFFHDPDGYMIEICNCDNIPILPLSACPPKPRMSSLMGSGFSYYETSTKCRDDMMETVMMENLSMDIMNFSF; this is encoded by the exons ATGAGAATCGGGATCGAAGAAGTGAGCAGCAGCTGCACTGAGGCCCTTCCATTGCTCTCGCTCAATCATGTCTCTCTGCTGTGCCGGTCCGTGTGGGAGTCCACGCGCTTCTATGAGGAAGTCCTCGGCTTTGTTCTCATCAAACGGCCCTCTTCTTTCAACTTCAATGGTGCCTG GTTATACAACTACGGGATCGGGATACACTTGATTGAGAACCCATCTCTCGATGAATGTGAAACAAGCAATGAGCCAAGGCCAATTAATCCCAAGGACAACCATATGTCATTCCAA TGCACGGACGTTGGGTTAGTGACGAAGAGGCTGGAGGAGATGGGGATGAGGTACGTGACAGCAGTGGTGGAGGAGGCAGGAATCACGGTAGATCAGGTGTTCTTCCACGACCCGGATGGTTACATGATCGAGATCTGCAACTGCGACAACATCCCGATCCTCCCCCTCTCTGCTTGCCCTCCCAAGCCCCGAATGTCGTCGCTGATGGGGAGCGGTTTCAGTTACTATGAGACCTCTACCAAGTGCAGGGACGACATGATGGAGACCGTGATGATGGAGAACTTAAGCATGGACATCATGAATTTCTCCTTTTAA
- the LOC116209832 gene encoding uncharacterized protein LOC116209832 translates to MRIEIEVVSSSCAEALPLLSLNHVSLLCRSVCESTRFYEEVLGFVLIKRPSSFNFNGAWLYNYGIGIHLIENPSLDEIETSNEPRPINPKDNHMSFQCTDVGLVKKRLEEMGMRYVTAVVEEAGITVDQVFFHDPDGYMIEICNCDNIPILPLSACPLKPRMSSLMESSFSYYETSNRCRDDMMETVMMESLSMDIMNFSF, encoded by the exons ATGAGAATCGAGATCGAAGTAGTGAGTAGCAGCTGCGCTGAGGCCCTTCCGTTGCTCTCGCTCAACCACGTCTCTCTGCTGTGCCGGTCCGTGTGTGAGTCCACACGCTTTTATGAGGAAGTCCTCGGCTTCGTTCTCATCAAACGCCCCTCTTCTTTTAACTTCAATGGTGCCTG GTTATACAACTACGGGATCGGGATACACTTGATTGAGAACCCATCCCTTGATGAAATTGAAACAAGCAATGAGCCAAGGCCAATTAATCCCAAGGACAACCATATGTCATTCCAA TGCACGGACGTTGGATTAGTGAAGAAGAGGCTGGAGGAGATGGGGATGAGGTACGTGACAGCAGTGGTTGAGGAGGCAGGAATTACGGTGGATCAGGTGTTCTTCCACGACCCGGATGGTTATATGATCGAGATCTGCAACTGCGACAACATCCCGATCCTCCCCCTCTCTGCTTGCCCTCTCAAGCCCCGAATGTCGTCGCTGATGGAGAGCAGTTTCAGTTACTATGAGACCTCTAACAGGTGCAGGGACGACATGATGGAGACCGTGATGATGGAGAGCTTAAGCATGGACATCATGAATTTTTCCTTCTAA
- the LOC116209833 gene encoding lactoylglutathione lyase-like, whose product MRIEIEEVSSSCTEALPLLLLNHVSLLCRSVCESTSFYEEVLGFVLIKRPSSFNFNGAWLYNYGIGIHLIENPSLDECETSNEPRPINPKDNHMSFQCTDVGLVKKRLEEMGMRYVTAVVEEAGITVDQVFFHDPDGYMIEICNCDNIPILPLSVCPLKPQMSSLMGSGLSYNKTSKKCRDDMMETVMMESLSMDIMNFSF is encoded by the exons ATGAGAATTGAGATCGAAGAAGTGAGCAGCAGCTGCACTGAGGCCCTTCCGTTGCTCTTGCTCAACCACGTCTCTCTGCTGTGCCGGTCCGTGTGTGAGTCCACGAGCTTTTATGAGGAAGTCCTCGGCTTCGTTCTCATCAAACGCCCCTCTTCTTTTAACTTCAATGGTGCCTG GTTATACAACTACGGGATCGGGATACACTTGATTGAGAACCCATCCCTTGATGAATGTGAAACAAGCAATGAGCCAAGGCCAATTAATCCCAAGGACAACCATATGTCATTCCAA TGCACGGACGTTGGATTAGTGAAGAAGAGGCTGGAGGAGATGGGGATGAGGTACGTGACAGCAGTGGTGGAGGAGGCTGGAATTACCGTGGATCAGGTGTTCTTCCACGACCCAGACGGTTACATGATCGAGATCTGCAACTGCGACAACATCCCGATCCTCCCCCTCTCTGTTTGCCCTCTCAAGCCCCAAATGTCGTCACTGATGGGGAGCGGTTTAAGTTACAATAAGACCTCTAAGAAGTGCAGGGACGACATGATGGAGACCGTGATGATGGAGAGCTTAAGCATGGACATCATGAATTTCTCCTTTTAA